In the Verrucomicrobiota bacterium genome, CCAGGTGGCTCAGGTGGTGGTGAACGATCCGGCTCTGGTGGCCGAAGTGAGGGTGGCCTTGGAGAGTCTCGAGGGGGTGGAGTCGGTCCGGCTGCCCTCCGAGCTGGGCTGGGAGGGCCGCGCGGCTGTGGCCCGGGCCGGCGACCTGGTGGTGACGGCCGCGGAGGGTTTTTGGTTTGATTACTACTACTGGGAAGAGGATGGCCTGGCGCCGGACTTCGCCCGGACGATCGATATCCATCGCAAGCCGGGCTACGACCCCTGCGAGTTGTTCCTCGATCCTCAGATTCGTTTCCCGAAGCTCCGCCTGGCCCACTTTCTGGCGCGGAAGCGATTAGGATTTCGTGCTTTGCTGGAGGTCATCCCGATCGCCCCCCAGCTGGTGAAAGGCTCCCACGGCCGGGCCGAGGTGCCGGTGGAGGAACAGCCGGTCATCATCGGTCCCGAGGCGGATTCGGTCCAGCAAGCCACCGATGTCTTCACGGCTCTCCTGGCCAATTTTTGAGCCCTTTCTTGAAAGGAAGCAGGAAACTTTTGCGTTGCGGCGCGCTTCCAAATGCGAGAGGTTTCGCATTAGTTTGGAATCCCCCATGAGTGACTCCCTCCCGGCCAAAAAAAAGCGTACCCGCTCCAAAAAGGATGTGGAGTATGCTTATGAGAAGACGCGCAAGAGCTTGATCGCGCGCCTCATCAACTGGGGGGACCAAAAGACCTGGGACGAGTTCTACCGCACCTACTGGAAGCTGATTTACAGCGTGGCCATCAAGTCCGGTTTGCGCAATGAGGAGGCCTTCGATGTGGTCCAGGAGACGATCCTTTCGGTGGCCAAGCAGTCCAAGGAGCAGAAGTTTGATCCGGAGGCGGGCTCGTTCAAATCCTGGCTCATGAACATGACGCGCTGGCGGATTGGCGATCAGTTTCGCAAGCGCAAGAAGGACACCGCCATGATGGGGCTGCCGGGCGACGATGACCGGCGGACCGATGCGCTCGACCGCATGGCCGACCCGGCCGGGGATGTGTTGGATCGGCTCTGGGACATCGAGTGGAAGAGCCACATCGCTGAAATCGCGCTCGAGCGGGTCAAGGCCCGCGTTTCCCCGAAGCAATTCCAAGTCTACCACTGCCACGTGGTCCGAGGTTGGGAGCCTAAGAAGGTTTCCAAGGATCTTGGCGTGAGCATGGCGCAGGTCTACCTCGCGAAGCATCGGGTAGGCGGACAAGTGAAAAAGGAACTGGCCCAGCTTGAGCAGCAATCGCATTAAGGAAAAGGTGGCCCGCGAGCCACCCGAAATCCCCGACCATCGCGTCCTGCGCATGATCGGGCACGGAGCTTATGGCGAAGTTTGGTTGGCGCGTGGGCTGACTGGTTCCCTCCGGGCGGTCAAGGTGATCTACCGGGAGGACTTCCACGATGAGGAGAGCTTTGAGCGCGAGTTTGAGGGCATCCGGGAGTTCGAGCCGATTTCGCGACACCATCCCGGCTTGGTGGATGTGCTCCACGTGGGCCGGAATGCGGCGGAGGGCTTTTACTACTATGTCATGGAGCTGGGGGATGACGCTTACCTCGGACGTGACATCAATCCGGCAGAGTATCTCCCTCGGACGGTCCGGCGGGATGATGGGGAGCAGGTCCGGCTGAGCGCGGCCCGCTGCATCGAGATCGGGAAGGTCTTAGCCGGCGGCTTGGAGCACCTGCATGAAAACGGCCTGACGCACCGCGACATCAAGCCCTCCAATGTGATTTTTGTGAACAGTCTGCCCTGCTTGGCAGACATCGGGCTGGTGGCGGCCACGGGGCGTCGGACCTTCGTGGGCACTCAAGGCTTTGTCCCCCCGGAGGGGCCGGGGAGCGAGAAGGCGGATCTCTTTAGCTTGGGGATGGTGCTCTATGAAATCAGCACCGGAAAGGACCGACTCCAGTTTCCCGAGATCCCCGATGCCTTTGAGTCCGAGGAGGAGGCCAAGCGCTGGCGGGCTCTCAACGAGGTGGTCTGCCGAGCCTGCGCCCAGGACCCGCAGCATCGTTTTCGCCATGCCAAGGCCATGCGGCAGGCCTTGGAAGCCATCGATGACCCCGCCAAGCGCGCCCTCCGCTGGGCCGGCCCGGTCGGCGGGGTGCTGGCGGCGGCCTTGGCGGTGGTCTTGGTGGTGCTCCTGGGCCCTTGGCGGGAGGAAGAGGAGCCGAGCGTTCCGGCTCAGGGTGTTTTTCAAGAGGGTGCGGAGCGGGAAGAGGGGCCGCTCTTCGGGCGGGTCAAGATCATCAGCCAACCGGAGAATGCCATGGTGCTGATGAAAGGAGAGATCATTGGCCACACCATGCTGGAGCTGGAGACGGTGCCGAGGGACGAATTGGTGAAGGTCACCATCTGGAAGGAAGGCTTCAAGCCGATGG is a window encoding:
- a CDS encoding sigma-70 family RNA polymerase sigma factor → MSDSLPAKKKRTRSKKDVEYAYEKTRKSLIARLINWGDQKTWDEFYRTYWKLIYSVAIKSGLRNEEAFDVVQETILSVAKQSKEQKFDPEAGSFKSWLMNMTRWRIGDQFRKRKKDTAMMGLPGDDDRRTDALDRMADPAGDVLDRLWDIEWKSHIAEIALERVKARVSPKQFQVYHCHVVRGWEPKKVSKDLGVSMAQVYLAKHRVGGQVKKELAQLEQQSH